In a genomic window of Terriglobia bacterium:
- the hisC gene encoding histidinol-phosphate transaminase, with product MSKFERLVPQHVRALGGYVPGKSIHQAEKESGVRCIKMASNENPFGPSPQAVEAMRRAVEEANLYPDNEVSGLRQRLATLHGIGRENILVTAGTTSFLITLGRTLLASGLNAITSERSFIIYPIATEGPGGRLIRVAMRTDRFDLDAIMAAINPDTRIVFIANPNNPTGTLLTPAELDRFMSKVPEHVCVVLDEAYCDFAEYFARQRGAEYTHSLQYVREGRNVVVLRTFSKAHGLAGARIGYGIAPAEQIAYCARLKTVFSVTAIAEAGAMAAMQDEQHIRRTLENNAAGVEYLSKKIGEMGFRVVPTWANFVYAEVGEDAAAVGKRMQDEGVIIRPLGGGWGAPQAIRITVGTPEQNRRCVAVMRKVLEKVVVGSH from the coding sequence ATGAGCAAATTCGAGAGGCTGGTTCCGCAACACGTTCGTGCTCTGGGCGGCTACGTTCCCGGAAAATCCATTCACCAGGCGGAAAAGGAGAGCGGCGTGCGTTGCATCAAGATGGCGTCCAACGAGAATCCCTTCGGGCCGTCGCCACAGGCGGTGGAGGCCATGCGGCGCGCCGTTGAGGAAGCCAATCTTTATCCCGACAACGAGGTCAGCGGGCTGCGGCAGCGCCTGGCCACGCTGCACGGTATCGGCAGGGAAAACATCTTAGTTACCGCGGGGACGACTTCGTTTCTCATCACCCTCGGCCGGACGCTGCTGGCATCGGGGCTGAACGCCATCACCAGCGAGCGCTCGTTCATCATTTACCCGATCGCGACCGAAGGACCTGGAGGACGGTTGATCCGGGTGGCGATGCGCACGGACAGGTTCGATCTGGACGCGATCATGGCAGCGATTAACCCCGATACGCGCATCGTGTTCATTGCCAATCCCAACAATCCCACCGGCACGCTGCTCACCCCGGCAGAGCTGGACCGGTTCATGAGCAAGGTCCCGGAGCACGTGTGCGTGGTGCTGGACGAAGCTTACTGCGACTTCGCGGAATATTTTGCGCGGCAACGCGGCGCCGAGTACACGCACTCGCTGCAATACGTGCGCGAGGGACGGAACGTCGTTGTGCTGCGGACGTTTTCCAAGGCGCACGGACTGGCGGGAGCACGGATCGGGTACGGCATCGCCCCGGCGGAGCAGATTGCGTATTGCGCGCGCCTGAAGACCGTATTTTCCGTGACCGCCATAGCCGAGGCCGGCGCGATGGCTGCCATGCAGGACGAGCAGCATATTCGCAGGACGCTGGAGAACAATGCCGCCGGCGTGGAGTACCTGTCGAAGAAAATCGGCGAGATGGGATTTCGCGTGGTGCCGACATGGGCGAATTTCGTTTACGCCGAGGTCGGCGAAGACGCGGCCGCCGTGGGCAAGCGCATGCAGGACGAGGGCGTGATCATCCGTCCATTAGGCGGCGGATGGGGCGCGCCGCAGGCCATCCGCATCACCGTGGGCACGCCGGAACAAAACCGGAGGTGCGTGGCGGTGATGCGCAAGGTGCTGGAGAAAGTGGTAGTCGGCAGCCACTAA
- a CDS encoding rRNA pseudouridine synthase: MAIERLQKIIAAAGIASRRHAEELITSGRVSVNGAIVSELGSKADPERDHIRVDGKLLHGRERHVYLVLNKPKGYVTTVTDPERRPTVMNLVRGVGARVYPVGRLDYLSEGLLLMTNDGALVARLMHASTHVPKTYWVKVSGTPPEEAIEKLRRGIVLPAGLRRGEKKTYPVSPPRLRSGQSPSGKTRVGQPREKAVKTAPARIRLLREAANPWYEVTLIEGRNRQIRRMFEQVGHHVEKIKRVRYGPLELDVETGKFRPLTPTEVGRLKATVRR; encoded by the coding sequence ATGGCTATTGAACGACTGCAGAAGATCATCGCCGCCGCCGGAATCGCGTCGCGCCGCCACGCGGAAGAGCTAATCACTTCCGGGCGCGTGTCGGTGAACGGCGCGATCGTATCCGAACTGGGCAGCAAGGCCGATCCGGAGCGCGACCACATCCGGGTGGACGGCAAGCTGCTGCACGGCCGCGAGCGCCACGTTTATCTAGTTCTGAACAAGCCCAAGGGTTACGTGACCACCGTCACCGACCCGGAGAGGCGTCCCACGGTAATGAATCTAGTGCGGGGCGTCGGAGCGCGCGTGTATCCGGTCGGGCGGCTGGATTACCTGAGCGAGGGCCTGCTGCTGATGACCAACGACGGCGCGCTGGTCGCGCGGCTGATGCACGCCTCGACGCACGTACCCAAGACATACTGGGTCAAAGTGAGCGGCACACCACCGGAGGAAGCGATTGAGAAGCTGCGGCGCGGAATCGTGCTGCCGGCAGGGCTTCGTCGTGGAGAGAAAAAGACCTACCCTGTCTCGCCCCCGCGACTGCGCTCGGGGCAGTCTCCCTCGGGCAAGACGAGGGTGGGGCAACCACGGGAGAAGGCGGTGAAGACGGCGCCGGCCAGGATTCGCCTGCTGAGGGAAGCGGCGAACCCGTGGTACGAAGTGACGCTGATCGAAGGGCGTAACCGGCAAATCCGGCGCATGTTCGAGCAGGTCGGCCACCACGTGGAGAAGATCAAGCGGGTGCGCTACGGGCCACTGGAACTGGATGTGGAGACCGGAAAATTCCGGCCGCTCACGCCGACGGAGGTGGGACGTTTGAAGGCGACGGTCAGACGTTAG
- a CDS encoding ROK family protein: MPSFAIGVDLGGTNLRIAAVDEQGALLEKVTLGTQVARGRDHVIAEMCDAIRELSAKFSRAGHMIGAGIGVPGIIDQRTSMLRESPNLPGWHNYPVRDEIERRLGAPVILENDANAAAMGEAWLGAARGMDSMCMITLGTGVGGGIVLNGKIWHGMTGMAGEVGHMTIDPGGPHCNCGNTGCVEQFASATAVMRMAREAIANRGAPQLARAANASDVEFSAKVVYNLAIQGDRPARDIFNRAGWALGVLIADLVNMLNLNMYVIGGGVAAAWSVFSPAMFDEVRKRSMVYVATAPVEAVAPPAGASADAAAETTGQSTVITRALLGSDAGLYGAARLPMMTGEKSANRQIA, translated from the coding sequence ATGCCATCCTTCGCCATTGGAGTGGACCTGGGCGGGACCAACCTGCGCATCGCCGCCGTGGACGAGCAAGGCGCGTTGCTCGAAAAAGTGACCCTCGGCACGCAGGTGGCGCGCGGGCGCGATCACGTCATCGCCGAAATGTGTGACGCCATACGCGAGCTGTCGGCGAAGTTCAGCCGCGCCGGGCACATGATCGGTGCCGGTATCGGTGTCCCCGGCATCATTGACCAGCGCACCAGCATGCTGCGCGAGTCGCCGAACCTCCCCGGCTGGCACAACTACCCGGTGCGCGACGAGATTGAACGCCGTCTGGGCGCGCCCGTGATCCTGGAGAATGACGCCAACGCCGCCGCCATGGGTGAAGCCTGGCTGGGCGCGGCGCGCGGCATGGACTCCATGTGCATGATCACCCTCGGCACCGGCGTCGGCGGTGGCATCGTGCTCAACGGGAAGATCTGGCACGGCATGACCGGCATGGCGGGCGAGGTCGGGCACATGACCATTGATCCCGGCGGTCCGCACTGCAATTGCGGCAACACTGGCTGCGTCGAGCAATTCGCCTCGGCCACGGCAGTGATGCGCATGGCGCGCGAAGCCATCGCCAACCGTGGTGCGCCGCAACTGGCGCGCGCCGCCAACGCGTCCGATGTCGAGTTCAGCGCCAAGGTGGTTTACAACCTCGCCATCCAGGGCGACCGGCCCGCACGCGACATTTTCAACCGCGCCGGGTGGGCCTTGGGAGTCCTGATCGCCGACCTCGTTAACATGCTGAACCTGAACATGTACGTGATCGGCGGTGGGGTCGCGGCCGCGTGGAGCGTCTTCAGCCCGGCGATGTTCGATGAGGTGCGCAAGCGTTCCATGGTTTACGTTGCGACCGCCCCGGTGGAAGCAGTGGCGCCGCCCGCGGGCGCCTCGGCGGACGCGGCCGCCGAAACCACGGGTCAGTCGACGGTCATCACGCGCGCGCTGCTGGGCAGCGACGCCGGACTCTACGGCGCCGCGCGCCTCCCGATGATGACTGGCGAGAAATCGGCAAATCGGCAGATCGCTTAG
- a CDS encoding segregation/condensation protein A: protein MHNEQPSEPTRKPNTRDSDFPFAVSVAEVYDGPLDLLLDLIRKQDIDIYDIPIAQITAQYLAYVERIKQLDVNVAAEFIYMASVLIQIKSRMLLPRDPSAPEDQEGDPRMELVNRLLEHERFKTAAQMLLQKSQIEDAVWSNPALKEFKDDPGAEPELAADVVDLVRVFQQIVERAKARPVIDVDEERVTVAQMMDFFRQRLMIEDRPMRLKRVLSALQSRPALICAFLALLEMVRLQAILLRQDKVFSDIIVKKNTMFDAVFGEGGAAAMRDDWK from the coding sequence ATGCATAACGAGCAACCATCAGAGCCGACGAGAAAACCGAACACGCGTGACAGCGACTTCCCATTCGCAGTCTCGGTGGCGGAGGTGTATGACGGGCCGCTCGACCTGCTGCTCGACCTGATCCGCAAGCAGGACATCGACATCTACGACATTCCGATCGCGCAGATCACGGCGCAGTACCTGGCGTACGTAGAGCGGATCAAGCAGCTCGACGTGAACGTGGCCGCCGAGTTCATTTACATGGCGTCAGTGCTGATCCAGATCAAGTCGCGCATGCTGCTGCCGCGGGATCCGTCGGCGCCCGAAGACCAGGAGGGAGACCCGCGGATGGAGCTGGTCAACCGGCTGCTGGAGCACGAGCGCTTCAAGACGGCGGCGCAGATGTTGCTGCAGAAATCGCAGATCGAAGACGCGGTATGGTCCAACCCGGCGCTGAAGGAATTCAAGGACGATCCCGGAGCGGAGCCTGAGTTGGCCGCCGACGTGGTGGACCTAGTCAGGGTGTTCCAGCAAATCGTGGAGCGCGCGAAAGCGAGGCCGGTGATTGACGTGGACGAGGAGCGCGTCACGGTAGCCCAGATGATGGACTTTTTCCGCCAGCGGCTGATGATCGAAGACCGCCCCATGCGCCTGAAGCGGGTGCTGAGCGCGCTGCAATCGCGACCGGCGCTGATCTGCGCGTTTCTCGCGCTGCTGGAGATGGTGCGTCTGCAGGCCATCCTGCTGCGCCAGGACAAGGTTTTCTCCGACATCATCGTGAAGAAAAATACAATGTTCGACGCGGTGTTCGGGGAGGGCGGAGCGGCGGCGATGCGCGACGACTGGAAATAG
- a CDS encoding SpoIIE family protein phosphatase, with the protein MGLDVTGCNTGRQASDRFEWYIIESPRSGSPLAHRATQFGPFATEDECGAFLDSVKQIRRFSDSTFELHKRPERRDKRHKVEYLVRLCQPGNDHTLQLGRTIDVSVSGAHLGSLKAKLNLGQVIEIHVADRTAPFQVVWVGSGTTEDQAGVECLAPEVNLWKLDVSELTEDERLLREIDRARTVQSRLFPQEMPALRTLDYCGRCVQARTVGGDYYDFLPIAPGNVGFVLADVSGKGIAAALLMANLQGSLQAQCALGASDPLQLLASVNCHLHKHTEIERYVTVFFGCYNDHTRKLRYVNCGHSPPLLLRHGGGVERLDATATVLGLFPQWEGEIVETPIEPGDIVSMYTDGVTEASGKNGEEFGEARLLSALRQNQNLEAASLLERVEQIVEEFRCGERHDDLTMIIGRSR; encoded by the coding sequence ATGGGTTTGGATGTGACCGGATGCAACACGGGGCGGCAGGCGTCCGACAGGTTCGAGTGGTACATCATCGAGAGTCCCCGCTCGGGCTCCCCTCTTGCGCACCGCGCAACGCAGTTTGGCCCATTCGCTACTGAGGATGAGTGTGGCGCTTTTCTGGACAGCGTGAAGCAAATACGCAGGTTCAGCGATTCGACTTTTGAGCTCCACAAGAGGCCGGAGCGTCGAGATAAGCGCCACAAAGTTGAATACCTTGTACGCCTATGCCAGCCGGGTAATGACCACACTTTGCAGCTTGGCCGTACTATCGATGTGTCAGTCTCGGGAGCACACCTTGGCAGCCTCAAAGCAAAACTGAATTTAGGGCAGGTCATTGAAATTCATGTTGCCGACCGGACCGCGCCCTTCCAGGTAGTCTGGGTAGGTTCGGGAACAACCGAGGACCAGGCCGGCGTGGAGTGCCTGGCTCCCGAGGTCAACCTCTGGAAACTGGACGTATCCGAATTAACTGAAGATGAACGGTTGCTGCGGGAGATCGACCGTGCACGTACGGTGCAGAGCAGGCTTTTTCCGCAGGAGATGCCTGCATTGCGGACGCTCGACTACTGCGGACGTTGTGTTCAGGCAAGAACGGTGGGAGGGGATTACTACGATTTCTTGCCGATCGCGCCGGGGAATGTCGGGTTTGTGCTGGCGGACGTATCCGGGAAGGGGATAGCGGCCGCGCTGCTCATGGCCAATCTGCAAGGGAGTCTGCAAGCGCAGTGTGCTCTCGGCGCCAGTGACCCTCTCCAACTGCTGGCATCGGTGAACTGCCACTTGCACAAGCACACAGAGATCGAGCGATACGTCACCGTTTTCTTCGGCTGCTACAACGACCACACACGAAAGCTGCGATACGTCAATTGCGGACATAGTCCGCCTCTGTTGTTGCGCCATGGAGGCGGCGTTGAGCGGCTCGACGCGACTGCGACGGTGCTGGGTCTATTCCCCCAGTGGGAAGGGGAAATCGTCGAAACGCCAATCGAACCAGGAGATATTGTGAGCATGTACACTGACGGGGTTACCGAGGCGAGCGGCAAAAATGGAGAGGAGTTTGGCGAGGCCCGGCTCCTCAGCGCTCTGCGCCAGAACCAAAATCTGGAGGCTGCGTCCCTATTGGAAAGGGTGGAACAAATTGTGGAAGAGTTTCGGTGCGGCGAGCGCCACGATGATCTGACGATGATCATTGGCCGTTCCCGGTAA
- the scpB gene encoding SMC-Scp complex subunit ScpB, with amino-acid sequence MAIKGQIEAIIYAAEEPVTVEQIALVLKDSVIAENALSAAGLEGSALDAEVKKRVRAAIEELIADCANGDRGVEVREVAGGYRMGTKAEHHDIVRHFAKNLKPPMRLSLPALETLAVIAYKQPVTAPEISEIRGVDTSGVLATLLDRKLITTAGRKQVIGRPILYKTSKEFLLRFGLKDVGELPSLEEFETLAGEGQTDLFQPAAPTDGAVVPAGEEKPMAAGEQAPVPDSHEPADNVQVEAPTESSETPPQPSAAPTAPEVEP; translated from the coding sequence ATGGCTATTAAAGGACAGATCGAAGCCATCATCTACGCCGCCGAGGAGCCAGTGACGGTGGAGCAGATCGCGCTCGTGCTCAAGGACTCGGTGATCGCGGAAAACGCGCTCAGCGCTGCCGGTCTGGAGGGTTCAGCGCTCGACGCCGAGGTCAAGAAGCGGGTGCGTGCCGCGATCGAGGAACTCATCGCCGACTGCGCGAATGGCGATCGCGGAGTGGAAGTGCGCGAGGTGGCCGGCGGCTATCGCATGGGCACCAAGGCCGAGCATCACGACATCGTGCGCCACTTCGCTAAGAACCTGAAGCCACCGATGCGGCTGTCGCTGCCGGCGCTGGAGACGCTGGCGGTAATCGCCTACAAACAGCCGGTGACGGCGCCGGAAATTTCGGAAATTCGCGGCGTGGATACCAGCGGCGTGCTGGCTACACTGCTCGACCGCAAGCTGATTACCACCGCGGGACGCAAGCAGGTGATCGGCCGGCCAATCCTCTACAAGACGAGCAAGGAATTCCTGCTGCGCTTCGGGTTGAAGGATGTGGGCGAGCTGCCCAGCCTGGAGGAATTCGAGACGTTGGCGGGCGAAGGACAGACTGATTTGTTCCAACCGGCGGCGCCTACGGACGGGGCGGTTGTCCCGGCCGGCGAAGAGAAGCCCATGGCAGCGGGCGAACAAGCGCCGGTACCTGATTCGCACGAGCCCGCCGACAACGTTCAGGTGGAAGCACCCACCGAATCATCGGAGACACCGCCGCAACCCTCCGCGGCGCCGACCGCACCTGAAGTCGAACCCTGA
- the mutM gene encoding bifunctional DNA-formamidopyrimidine glycosylase/DNA-(apurinic or apyrimidinic site) lyase → MPELPEVETVVRGLRKTVVGDLIEDIWLSGRRQPLKSSPEEIASVLMGARIVGVRRMGKHIVIDLVIGRPDDRVIERRGRGRELKVSSRSPDRQVTRSPDSHFIVHLGMTGRLLVVTPDASLAKHTHLVARLKSGRELRFVDSRMFGKVAVVREPFETAGMEPLDIGFERFAGLFRKRKTPIKSALLNQNLLRGIGNIYADESLARAAIRPRRRAATLTRADLHRLYESVQQVLTEAIAAGGSSVSDYVNSEGEPGFFQFQHRVYGREGEPCLTCGITIKRVVIAGRSSHYCPKCQE, encoded by the coding sequence GAAACCGTCGTCCGCGGTTTGCGCAAAACGGTGGTTGGAGACCTCATTGAGGACATATGGCTGAGCGGTCGCAGGCAGCCGCTGAAGTCCTCGCCCGAAGAGATCGCCTCGGTGCTGATGGGCGCGCGCATTGTCGGCGTGCGCCGCATGGGCAAGCACATCGTCATTGATTTGGTGATCGGGAGACCTGATGATCGGGTGATTGAAAGGCGGGGGCGCGGAAGAGAGTTGAAAGTTTCCTCCAGATCCCCAGATCGCCAGGTCACCAGATCGCCCGATTCTCACTTCATCGTTCATCTCGGCATGACCGGACGTCTGCTCGTGGTCACGCCCGACGCGTCCCTGGCCAAGCACACGCACTTGGTCGCGCGGCTGAAGTCGGGCAGGGAACTGCGCTTCGTGGATTCCCGCATGTTCGGCAAAGTGGCGGTTGTCCGCGAGCCGTTCGAAACCGCCGGGATGGAACCGCTCGACATCGGCTTCGAACGATTCGCCGGTCTTTTTCGCAAGCGCAAGACGCCGATCAAGAGCGCGCTGCTCAACCAGAACCTGCTGCGCGGCATCGGCAACATCTATGCCGACGAGTCGCTCGCCCGCGCCGCCATTCGTCCCCGCCGCCGCGCTGCCACGCTCACCCGCGCCGACCTGCACCGCCTCTACGAATCCGTGCAGCAGGTGCTGACCGAAGCCATTGCCGCCGGCGGCTCGTCGGTCTCCGACTACGTGAATTCCGAGGGTGAGCCCGGCTTTTTCCAGTTCCAGCATCGGGTGTACGGCCGCGAAGGCGAGCCATGCCTGACGTGCGGCATCACCATCAAGCGCGTGGTTATAGCCGGTCGCAGCAGCCATTACTGCCCGAAGTGCCAGGAGTAG